The following coding sequences lie in one Zingiber officinale cultivar Zhangliang chromosome 2B, Zo_v1.1, whole genome shotgun sequence genomic window:
- the LOC122045744 gene encoding uncharacterized protein LOC122045744 isoform X1, with translation MGNSCCDLARHAPYWSLWLWILLDFSFPSSIRAIRKDIGLVENPVCRNTVQGRYLLSDDNGYVCTALSVNSWTRCCPSKGDRFSCQGCNLVSHCCNSYEYCVSCCLDPSRTEKAMALKVKIAKPITSGTYSSVFDFCAGICRHNSASVVHENAYASEFHHCFSLQSNSTGNTEPNSEARLSGIDVVVGRLGESCNAVCSSRGKTCVPNRLLLLNRCDILQKYMNCKGGCFASIGSDQPAEVVEDAPKNMNPGACLYTQTESLVSCDGSHQQTKRLCPCA, from the exons ATGGGGAATAGCTGCTGCGATCTCGCTCGTCATGCACCCTACTGGAGCCTATGGCTATGGATCCTCCTAGACTTCAGCTTCCCTTCTTCAATCCGCGCAATTCG GAAGGATATCGGTCTCGTGGAGAATCCTGTTTGCAGGAATACTGTCCAGGGGCGTTACTTATTATCAGATGATAATG GATATGTATGTACTGCCCTTTCCGTTAATTCATGGACCCGGTGCTGTCCCTCTAAGGGGGACCGATTTTCTTGTCA GGGCTGCAACCTTGTTTCACATTGTTGCAATTCATATGAGTACTGTGTATCATGCTGCTTAGATCCATCAAGG ACTGAAAAAGCTATGGCTTTGAAGGTGAAAATTGCTAAACCAATCACATCAG GAACTTATTCTAGTGTGTTTGATTTCTGTGCTGGAATATGCCGTCATAACTCTGCAAGTGTG GTTCATGAGAATGCCTATGCAAGTGAGTTCCACCACTGTTTTTCACTACAATCAAATTCTACAG GGAACACAGAGCCCAATTCTGAAGCAAGATTATCTGGTATCGACGTTGTTGTCGGAAG GCTCGGAGAATCTTGTAATGCAGTTTGCAGTTCAAGAGGGAAAACATGTGTTCCAAACAGACTTTTGCTTCTAAATAGATGTGATAT TTTGCAGAAATATATGAACTGTAAGGGTGGATGTTTCGCAAGCATTGGGTCAGATCAACCTGCAGAAGTTGTTGAAGATGCACCCAAGAACATG AACCCAGGTGCATGCTTGTACACTCAAACAGAGTCTTTAGTTTCATGTGATGGCTCACATCAACAAACCAAGAGGCTTTGCCCGTGCGCATGA
- the LOC122045744 gene encoding uncharacterized protein LOC122045744 isoform X2, producing the protein MGNSCCDLARHAPYWSLWLWILLDFSFPSSIRAIRKDIGLVENPVCRNTVQGRYLLSDDNGYVCTALSVNSWTRCCPSKGDRFSCQGCNLVSHCCNSYEYCVSCCLDPSRTEKAMALKVKIAKPITSGTYSSVFDFCAGICRHNSASVVHENAYASEFHHCFSLQSNSTGNTEPNSEARLSGIDVVVGRLGESCNAVCSSRGKTCVPNRLLLLNRCDILQKYMNCKGGCFASIGSDQPAEVVEDAPKNMTRF; encoded by the exons ATGGGGAATAGCTGCTGCGATCTCGCTCGTCATGCACCCTACTGGAGCCTATGGCTATGGATCCTCCTAGACTTCAGCTTCCCTTCTTCAATCCGCGCAATTCG GAAGGATATCGGTCTCGTGGAGAATCCTGTTTGCAGGAATACTGTCCAGGGGCGTTACTTATTATCAGATGATAATG GATATGTATGTACTGCCCTTTCCGTTAATTCATGGACCCGGTGCTGTCCCTCTAAGGGGGACCGATTTTCTTGTCA GGGCTGCAACCTTGTTTCACATTGTTGCAATTCATATGAGTACTGTGTATCATGCTGCTTAGATCCATCAAGG ACTGAAAAAGCTATGGCTTTGAAGGTGAAAATTGCTAAACCAATCACATCAG GAACTTATTCTAGTGTGTTTGATTTCTGTGCTGGAATATGCCGTCATAACTCTGCAAGTGTG GTTCATGAGAATGCCTATGCAAGTGAGTTCCACCACTGTTTTTCACTACAATCAAATTCTACAG GGAACACAGAGCCCAATTCTGAAGCAAGATTATCTGGTATCGACGTTGTTGTCGGAAG GCTCGGAGAATCTTGTAATGCAGTTTGCAGTTCAAGAGGGAAAACATGTGTTCCAAACAGACTTTTGCTTCTAAATAGATGTGATAT TTTGCAGAAATATATGAACTGTAAGGGTGGATGTTTCGCAAGCATTGGGTCAGATCAACCTGCAGAAGTTGTTGAAGATGCACCCAAGAACATG ACAAGGTTCTAG
- the LOC122049158 gene encoding uncharacterized protein LOC122049158: MAHRPPVVIQHENLHSRIEKDVARPKPTKAGQQARKALGDLSNTGKPPVSGPWKASSLKDKSASSLKDKSSVLGRQPIKYAAKSSFLTNEEMRKCHQWAKEGIEQMHFSGNNMQKLQKDTEEERVKKKVHKVMATLHEWLNDSYDLGLRVKEVPLDNDAGKMELEPEVLPSTIKSGPSVNSKDCEEIDGLFGSDSGNHQLPFFGNSSVLELELELSED; encoded by the exons ATGGCTCATCGACCACCTGTCGTCATTCAACACGAGAATCTTCACAGCCGTATAG AGAAGGATGTTGCTCGTCCAAAGCCTACTAAGGCTGGTCAGCAAGCCAGAAAGGCACTGGGTGATCTTTCAAACACTGGTAAACCTCCAGTTTCTGGTCCATGGAAGGCCTCGTCTCTGAAGGACAAATCTGCCTCATCTCTGAAGGACAAGTCTTCAGTACTTGGTCGTCAGCCCATCAAATATGCTGCCAAGAGTTCTTTCCTTACCAATGAGGAAATGAGAAAATGCCATCAGTGGGCTAAAGAAGGAATCGAGCAGATGCACTTCTCAGGAAACAATATGCAAAAGCTACAAAAAGATACTGAAGAAGAGC GTGTTAAAAAGAAAGTTCACAAGGTTATGGCTACCTTACATGAATGGTTAAATGATTCCTATGATCTTGGTTTGCGGGTGAAG GAAGTCCCTCTGGACAACGATGCAGGGAAGATGGAATTGGAGCCAGAGGTGCTTCCTTCGACCATCAAATCTGGTCCAAGTGTCAATTCCAAAG ATTGCGAAGAAATTGATGGTCTTTTTGGTTCTGACTCTGGGAATCATCAACTCCCATTCTTTGGGAATTCCTCTGTGCTTGAGCTTGAGCTTGAGCTAAGTGAAGATTAA